The proteins below come from a single Campylobacter concisus ATCC 51562 genomic window:
- a CDS encoding restriction endonuclease subunit S, translating to MFEVVSNPQLNKDSFQFSDDGEYPYFTRTVLNNGITGYVDYLDEKHKIKGNSLAVGMLGMQFFYMEKDFYAGQFTKTIYPKFDNFNKDIAQYFICWLNKKQNFYQSHLVRDFERLFNETKILLPISEDGKINYKFIKDFIKAIEKLVIKDIVLWADKKIEVTKKVIDKA from the coding sequence TTGTTTGAAGTTGTCTCAAACCCACAACTTAATAAAGATAGCTTCCAATTTAGTGACGATGGCGAATATCCGTATTTTACACGAACGGTTTTAAATAACGGCATAACAGGATATGTTGATTATTTAGATGAAAAACATAAAATTAAGGGCAATTCACTAGCTGTTGGGATGCTCGGAATGCAATTTTTCTATATGGAAAAAGATTTTTACGCAGGTCAATTTACGAAAACAATTTATCCGAAATTTGATAATTTTAATAAAGACATAGCTCAATATTTTATATGTTGGCTTAATAAAAAACAAAATTTTTATCAAAGTCACTTAGTCCGTGACTTTGAAAGATTATTTAATGAGACAAAAATTTTACTTCCAATAAGTGAAGATGGTAAGATTAACTACAAATTTATAAAAGATTTCATAAAAGCCATCGAAAAACTGGTTATAAAAGACATCGTGCTTTGGGCTGATAAAAAAATAGAAGTAACCAAAAAAGTTATCGATAAAGCCTAA
- a CDS encoding cation diffusion facilitator family transporter — MHNKSVLRNSFFLIFTFMIVEAVFGFVSNSLALVSDAFHMLSDAAALFLSLMAFKISEKRANLQKTFGYKRVEIIAAFINAIALIALAIFVVVEAIIRLFNEPEIEAETMLFVSILGLVVNLVVAIYMHKSADTKENLNMKGAYLHVLGDTLGSVGAIVAALLVMKFNFTQADSIASIFVSLLIIKSGVSLLKDSFNILIEAVPLKLDTDEILGVINGVDGVKIVHDLHIWAINAGTNALIAHVVVDDALSVAEISKMIKQIEHELSHADIDHVTLQFESESLGHKDDLICELNDEDDHCGHHH; from the coding sequence ATGCACAATAAGAGCGTTCTTAGAAATTCATTTTTTCTAATTTTCACGTTTATGATAGTTGAGGCCGTTTTTGGCTTTGTTTCAAACTCGCTTGCGCTCGTTAGCGACGCATTTCACATGCTCTCAGACGCTGCAGCTCTCTTTTTGTCGCTCATGGCGTTTAAAATTTCAGAAAAAAGGGCAAATTTACAAAAGACCTTTGGTTACAAAAGGGTCGAGATCATCGCCGCTTTCATAAACGCCATCGCTCTTATCGCGCTTGCTATCTTTGTCGTAGTCGAAGCTATCATCAGGCTTTTTAACGAGCCAGAGATAGAGGCTGAAACGATGCTTTTTGTTAGTATTTTGGGGCTTGTGGTAAATTTAGTCGTGGCTATTTATATGCATAAAAGCGCTGATACAAAAGAGAATTTAAACATGAAAGGCGCATATTTGCACGTACTTGGCGACACGCTTGGCTCGGTTGGTGCCATCGTCGCGGCACTTCTTGTGATGAAATTTAACTTCACGCAGGCCGATAGCATCGCAAGTATCTTTGTCTCGCTACTCATCATAAAAAGCGGCGTTAGCTTACTAAAAGATAGCTTTAATATCCTGATCGAAGCCGTGCCGCTTAAGCTTGATACGGATGAAATTTTAGGTGTTATAAATGGCGTAGATGGCGTTAAAATCGTGCATGACCTGCATATCTGGGCGATAAATGCTGGCACAAACGCGCTCATAGCCCACGTGGTGGTGGATGATGCGCTAAGCGTGGCTGAAATTTCAAAGATGATAAAGCAGATCGAGCACGAGCTTTCTCACGCAGACATCGATCATGTCACGCTTCAATTTGAGAGCGAGAGCCTTGGACACAAGGACGATCTCATCTGCGAGTTAAATGATGAAGATGATCACTGCGGGCATCATCACTAA
- the lepA gene encoding translation elongation factor 4: MKNIRNFSIIAHIDHGKSTLADRLIQECGAVSDREMSSQIMDTMDIEKERGITIKAQSVRLNYSLNGEKFVLNLIDTPGHVDFSYEVSRSLASCEGALLVVDASQGVEAQTIANVYIALENNLEIIPVINKIDLPVADPARVKDEIEHIIGLDCSGAIEVSAKTGIGIKELLEAIITRIPAPNGDANKPTKALIYDSWFDNYLGALALVRVYDGEISKNDEILVMGTGKKHIVLDLMYPNPIAPIKTKTLSAGEVGIVVLGLKNVSDVQVGDTITQSRNPLKEPVGGFERAKPFVFAGLYPIETDKFEDLRDALDKLKLNDSSISYEPETSVALGFGFRVGFLGLLHMEVVKERLEREFDLDLIATAPTVTYEVIQTDGLNLKIQNPSQLPPVNKIDSILEPYVKATIITPSEFLGNIITLLNNRRGIQTKMDYITTDRVLLEYDIPMNEIVMDFYDKLKSSTKGYASFDYEPSDYRVGDLVKLDVKVAGETVDALSIIVPESKAQTKGRDFVKAMKEIVPRQLFEVAIQASIGNKIIARETVKSMGKNVTAKCYGGDITRKRKLLEKQKEGKKRMKAIGKVNLPQEAFLSVLKID, translated from the coding sequence ATGAAAAACATCAGAAATTTTAGCATCATCGCTCATATCGACCACGGCAAAAGTACGCTTGCTGACCGCCTTATTCAGGAGTGTGGCGCCGTCAGTGACCGTGAGATGAGTAGTCAGATCATGGATACGATGGATATCGAAAAAGAGCGTGGCATCACGATAAAAGCCCAGTCCGTTCGCTTAAACTACTCGCTAAATGGAGAAAAATTCGTCCTAAATTTGATCGACACTCCGGGCCACGTGGATTTTAGCTACGAAGTGAGCCGCTCTTTAGCCAGTTGTGAGGGCGCGCTGCTAGTCGTAGACGCTTCTCAGGGCGTAGAAGCGCAGACTATCGCAAACGTCTATATCGCGCTAGAAAACAACTTAGAGATCATCCCAGTCATCAACAAGATCGACCTACCAGTGGCTGACCCTGCTAGGGTAAAAGACGAGATCGAGCACATCATCGGACTTGATTGCTCTGGAGCAATCGAAGTGAGCGCAAAAACAGGCATTGGTATAAAAGAGCTACTTGAGGCTATCATCACGAGGATCCCTGCGCCAAATGGTGACGCAAATAAGCCCACAAAGGCGCTAATTTATGATAGTTGGTTTGACAACTACCTTGGCGCGCTTGCACTTGTGCGTGTTTATGATGGTGAAATTTCAAAAAATGATGAAATTTTGGTTATGGGCACAGGTAAAAAACACATCGTGCTTGACCTCATGTATCCAAATCCTATCGCGCCGATTAAGACCAAAACGCTTAGCGCTGGCGAAGTTGGCATTGTGGTTTTGGGACTTAAAAATGTTAGTGACGTCCAGGTGGGCGATACGATAACGCAGTCAAGAAATCCTCTAAAAGAGCCAGTTGGTGGTTTTGAGAGAGCTAAGCCATTTGTTTTTGCGGGACTTTATCCGATAGAAACTGATAAATTTGAAGATCTACGTGACGCGCTGGATAAGCTAAAGCTAAATGACAGCTCCATTAGCTATGAGCCAGAGACTTCGGTTGCACTTGGATTTGGCTTTAGGGTTGGCTTTTTAGGGCTGCTTCATATGGAAGTAGTTAAAGAGAGGCTAGAGCGTGAATTTGATCTTGATCTCATCGCCACAGCGCCGACCGTGACTTACGAAGTCATCCAAACTGATGGGCTAAATTTAAAGATACAAAACCCAAGCCAGCTGCCACCAGTAAATAAAATAGACTCGATCCTTGAGCCATATGTGAAAGCGACTATCATCACGCCAAGCGAGTTTTTGGGCAACATCATCACGCTTTTAAACAACCGTCGTGGCATACAAACAAAGATGGACTACATTACGACTGATCGTGTTTTGCTTGAGTATGATATACCGATGAACGAGATTGTTATGGACTTTTACGACAAGCTAAAATCAAGCACAAAAGGCTACGCAAGCTTTGATTATGAGCCTAGCGACTACCGCGTGGGCGATCTAGTAAAGCTTGATGTCAAAGTGGCTGGTGAAACGGTCGATGCGCTCTCTATCATCGTGCCTGAGAGCAAGGCGCAGACAAAAGGCAGAGACTTTGTAAAAGCGATGAAAGAGATCGTGCCTCGTCAGCTTTTTGAAGTGGCGATACAAGCGAGCATCGGCAACAAAATAATCGCCCGAGAAACCGTAAAATCAATGGGTAAAAACGTCACAGCCAAGTGCTACGGCGGCGATATAACGCGTAAGAGAAAGTTGCTTGAAAAGCAAAAAGAGGGTAAGAAGAGGATGAAGGCGATAGGCAAGGTGAATTTGCCGCAAGAGGCGTTCCTTTCGGTCTTAAAAATAGACTAG
- a CDS encoding 2-hydroxymuconate tautomerase family protein: MPFVKICVTKEGDSPSVEQKEKMISGVTKLISEILGRSAQNTVVIIDEIDTNNYGIAGESVKNLRKKQKEQKEVKC; encoded by the coding sequence ATGCCATTTGTGAAAATTTGTGTGACAAAAGAGGGTGATAGCCCAAGTGTGGAGCAAAAAGAGAAGATGATAAGCGGAGTTACAAAGCTAATAAGCGAAATTTTAGGTAGAAGCGCTCAAAATACCGTTGTCATTATCGATGAGATCGATACGAATAACTATGGCATCGCAGGTGAGAGCGTGAAAAATCTCCGCAAAAAACAAAAAGAGCAAAAGGAAGTGAAATGCTAA